From a single Sporosarcina oncorhynchi genomic region:
- a CDS encoding Rpn family recombination-promoting nuclease/putative transposase: MVAFVKEETEQYGTELLELRNDFVFKSFFTDERNKGLLLHFVNSIVDEKIHSLHLIDPTAKMEHAADKLSILDLRATTENGNQINIELQLQRHTAFNERILYYWAKTYTSQIKTGDPYTLLQKVIQIIIVDFDLLPSCGVHSTFLLTEPSTSTIFSNHLEIHALQLGRVGNKPLQDMSNLEKWLLFFKGNQKEKEEVAMESSAFKEAFEEIERLSRDPETVQLAISREMALRDHIQRMEDAENRGLAIGIEKGIEKGIEQGIEQGIEQGLEQGIEKGKRAKQVELIVKLHEKSSPLSFIAEVADLSIDEVQEIIQKHANQL, translated from the coding sequence ATGGTTGCTTTCGTGAAAGAAGAGACAGAACAGTATGGGACGGAGCTATTGGAACTTCGTAATGATTTTGTGTTTAAGTCGTTTTTCACCGATGAACGAAACAAAGGATTGCTCTTACATTTCGTGAATTCGATTGTAGACGAGAAAATCCACTCTCTTCACTTGATTGACCCGACAGCTAAGATGGAGCATGCTGCTGACAAATTATCCATATTAGATTTAAGGGCGACAACTGAAAACGGAAACCAGATTAATATTGAACTACAGTTACAACGTCATACTGCATTCAACGAGCGAATATTGTATTATTGGGCTAAAACGTACACCTCCCAAATTAAGACTGGCGATCCATATACGCTCTTACAAAAAGTAATCCAAATCATTATTGTCGATTTCGATTTATTGCCTTCTTGCGGTGTTCATAGTACATTCCTATTAACAGAACCATCCACAAGCACGATTTTTAGCAATCATCTTGAAATCCACGCTTTGCAATTAGGAAGAGTGGGCAACAAACCTTTACAAGATATGAGTAATTTAGAAAAGTGGCTACTGTTTTTCAAAGGAAACCAAAAAGAGAAGGAGGAAGTCGCTATGGAAAGTTCTGCATTCAAGGAAGCGTTCGAAGAAATCGAGAGGCTGAGCAGAGATCCGGAAACCGTCCAACTGGCCATCAGTAGGGAAATGGCATTGCGTGACCATATTCAACGAATGGAAGATGCTGAAAATCGAGGATTGGCCATTGGAATTGAAAAAGGGATTGAAAAAGGAATCGAACAAGGAATTGAACAAGGGATTGAACAAGGGCTTGAACAAGGGATTGAAAAAGGAAAACGAGCGAAACAAGTAGAACTGATCGTAAAACTTCATGAAAAATCATCTCCCCTCTCATTTATTGCTGAAGTGGCTGATCTTTCTATTGATGAGGTTCAGGAGATTATACAAAAGCACGCAAATCAGCTGTAA
- a CDS encoding putative holin-like toxin: MVTYDSINMMFQFGMFLAATAATIVALITLSTNRKK; encoded by the coding sequence ATGGTGACATATGATTCTATCAATATGATGTTCCAATTTGGAATGTTTCTAGCGGCAACGGCAGCAACCATCGTAGCGTTAATTACTCTATCCACCAATAGAAAAAAGTAA
- a CDS encoding BCCT family transporter: MNEYKTKTDWRVLFISGGLLVAFVIASFINIDFVADMVDLLFAFAVKYFGGFWQVLLLGTFFIALFLGFSKYGKIRLGGTDQAEISYFKWISMIMTTLLAGGGVFWAAAEPMYHFLSSPPIFAGTGVESGTKSAVIPAFVQSYLHWGFLAWSILGTLGTIVLMYAHYQKGMPLKPRTLLYPLLGEKIMGKSILGTIIDASAIIAVAAGTIGPIGFLGLQAAYGLESLFGVPNNLATQVTVIISVVVIATLSAVTGLRKGIEFLSNLNISITLILIVAILLVGPGGFILNTFLEASGVYLKEFLPMSTFRGDSVWLGSWTVFFWGWFLGYGPMMAIFIATISRGRTIRELILAVSITAPVVTSFWFSVVGGTGMFYELGEPGVISEALNTSGMPAAMMAITQQLPFSAIIAPLFLLVTILFVVTTADSMAYTVSVAIAGNSIPPKSLRVFWAIIMGTVAIVLLMISKGGIEAIQSFIVVTAMPVSLLLLPTFWAAPKTVRIMYEEQFGHTDKRE; encoded by the coding sequence TTGAATGAATACAAAACTAAGACAGATTGGCGTGTACTTTTCATCAGTGGCGGTTTACTCGTCGCTTTTGTCATTGCATCGTTTATCAATATAGATTTTGTAGCGGATATGGTAGATCTACTATTCGCTTTTGCTGTAAAATATTTCGGTGGATTTTGGCAAGTCTTGTTACTGGGTACCTTTTTCATCGCACTTTTCCTAGGGTTCTCGAAATACGGAAAGATTCGTTTAGGTGGAACCGATCAAGCAGAAATTAGTTATTTTAAATGGATTTCTATGATCATGACCACTTTACTGGCAGGTGGAGGTGTATTTTGGGCAGCCGCTGAACCGATGTATCATTTTCTTTCCAGTCCCCCTATTTTCGCGGGGACAGGTGTAGAGTCGGGCACTAAAAGCGCTGTTATTCCCGCATTTGTTCAATCGTATTTACATTGGGGCTTTCTTGCATGGTCAATTCTTGGAACACTAGGCACGATTGTTTTGATGTATGCCCATTATCAAAAAGGAATGCCGCTCAAACCACGGACACTGCTCTACCCGTTGCTTGGTGAAAAGATCATGGGGAAGAGCATACTTGGGACCATCATCGATGCATCCGCAATTATTGCAGTAGCGGCGGGGACAATTGGCCCCATTGGTTTCCTTGGCTTACAGGCTGCGTATGGACTGGAATCGTTGTTTGGGGTACCGAATAACTTGGCGACACAAGTGACCGTCATCATTAGCGTCGTCGTAATCGCCACATTATCAGCCGTTACAGGCTTACGCAAAGGGATTGAATTTCTTAGTAATTTAAACATAAGCATTACTTTGATTTTAATTGTTGCGATTTTATTGGTCGGACCGGGTGGTTTTATCCTAAATACGTTTTTAGAAGCAAGTGGGGTTTATCTTAAAGAATTCTTACCGATGAGCACGTTTCGCGGGGATTCGGTTTGGTTAGGTTCCTGGACGGTCTTTTTCTGGGGCTGGTTCCTCGGATATGGACCGATGATGGCCATCTTTATAGCAACGATTTCACGCGGACGCACAATACGTGAATTGATATTGGCGGTTTCGATTACAGCGCCCGTCGTGACGTCATTTTGGTTTTCTGTTGTAGGCGGGACGGGCATGTTTTATGAATTGGGCGAGCCGGGCGTTATTTCAGAAGCTTTGAATACATCGGGCATGCCGGCTGCCATGATGGCAATCACACAACAATTGCCGTTTAGTGCCATCATTGCACCTCTGTTCTTGTTAGTGACCATTTTATTCGTTGTGACAACTGCCGACTCGATGGCGTATACTGTTTCGGTGGCGATAGCAGGAAATAGCATCCCGCCAAAGAGCCTGCGTGTGTTTTGGGCAATCATTATGGGCACTGTGGCAATTGTGCTGTTAATGATTAGCAAAGGCGGAATCGAAGCGATCCAATCTTTCATCGTCGTTACAGCAATGCCTGTGTCGTTACTATTGCTACCCACGTTTTGGGCTGCACCGAAAACGGTACGAATCATGTATGAAGAGCAATTTGGTCATACAGACAAACGTGAATAA